One segment of Polaribacter huanghezhanensis DNA contains the following:
- a CDS encoding HYR domain-containing protein produces the protein MKTKLHFLSYLNQIKLPLTFMLIMLVQSGFSQGITISPWKMNKGGGAISFSLNNHGNPAAYTQANIPGASDPNWVAAPVNTSGEINYSVNSILTKCLQQLDFTYFETYINIPTNYNVSSLNVAFTAADDGARAYIFNSAHPNGAFIGEISLNGSPTSANYASLSVAGEINRLVIVQFDDCPSGNNLTGAKVKVNGNVVAINTGGCTTSNFFWSDAPTISLANPKTATGTINNIGYTYTSSVNIESTTYLYNQAIFPSSYNVPNINPTIKNTVKSSNTLTFNSPMTNPVLVFASIGQGGVAVPIKFNNPVQVLWSTATTIDSPTQITGREGFAIVRMNGTFSSISFDYLADENWVNFAFGADFSTTSPDTIAPTLTLNGSATQSINAFTTYTDPGATITDNCDTNPAILVSGTVNSNIPGTYNLTYTGVDTSGNTSAPLTRVVTVVNPAPTAICKPITVYLDASGKAIITPQQVDNGSNSSVGISNMSLSKTAFDCTNIGANTVTLTVTSSLGATATCNAIVTVVDNTSPTITVPADISVFATSGNGALVNYTAPVGTDNCSVTTTMTTGLASGATFPLGTTLVTYTATDASGNTASASFNVKVTGVAPQIVSPGDITVSNDLGQCSAKVSYAATETVGIPASVITYDIASGSSFADGTTAVTATATNALGSSSVTFNVTVNDTEAPTVVTQNVTIALDANGKANIGPNNTYQTAYQNTFSAESIGAAASTLVDWNVLYGTVDVGHFISPSVLAMDLAGNNSAQIRTKSPITLTPGQYKFSIDNKQNGSNRSFNVALGNLVNQNFATTANLKTDSVTFNVTSTQSVYLTLTQLNPVINGDDRSGSFVQNIVISKLQSDYSINNNSTDNCGIKSISVSKSNFDCSNVGDNTVTLTVTDLHGNVATSTAIVKVVDNIVPTVVTQNININLDANGSATVAAAQINNGSTDNCTINSMSLDISSFTCANLGPNTVSLTVTDASGNTASKTAIVTVVDNTPPTVITQPLSVSLDASGNASITAAQINNNSTDNCTIKTMSIDISSFTCANVGPNTVTLTVTDASGNTASKTAVVTVVDAIKPNVITKDITVQLDTNGAASITPNQINNNSTDNCTIKAMTLDISSFTCANVGPNTVSLTVTDTSGNSASAVATVNVVDSVAPVVLTNNITLELDDTGNASITTTDIDNGSNDACGIASLALNMVDFTCANLGPNTVVLTATDVNGNIAKANAIVTVVDVTAPIITASIDPYNPTNNNDDDNHRSYNSKKKSKKNHDKDDDDHDGDKYIIHYSADDACGVESLLGVIEIPTLINPIVKLKITDKDDDKDDDHDKGDKDDDDNKNDVKEEVKINFKKNEITIKSPNPQALYAFILANGGVSVTDGDIIKFKDTDASKKDDKGGDHKKYTKNKNKKDRDDDHKDKRTFKMKIKNGKIVSLDASSMVLNVTAVDGSGNTSTLQKTLSTNTQEVENDENEDEDVNLTISLYPNPSSGYFNVQLDNFNSKATINIYSFYGRLIQSKKANPKNSKTVVKMGGSKLRSGQYIVKVYYDNKIYTKVMVINK, from the coding sequence ATGAAAACAAAACTACATTTCTTAAGTTATTTAAATCAGATTAAACTACCATTAACATTCATGTTAATTATGTTAGTACAGTCTGGTTTTTCACAAGGAATCACCATTTCTCCTTGGAAGATGAACAAAGGTGGTGGGGCTATTTCTTTCAGTTTAAATAATCATGGTAACCCTGCAGCTTATACTCAAGCAAATATACCTGGAGCATCAGACCCAAATTGGGTAGCAGCTCCTGTAAACACGAGCGGTGAAATAAATTATTCTGTAAACTCTATTTTAACAAAATGTTTACAACAACTTGATTTTACCTATTTTGAAACCTATATAAATATACCGACTAATTATAATGTAAGCAGTTTAAATGTAGCATTCACTGCCGCTGATGATGGTGCAAGAGCCTATATTTTTAATTCGGCGCATCCAAATGGGGCATTTATTGGTGAAATAAGTTTAAATGGAAGTCCTACTTCAGCAAATTATGCTTCGTTATCAGTGGCAGGTGAAATTAATAGACTTGTAATTGTTCAATTTGATGATTGCCCATCAGGCAATAATTTAACTGGCGCAAAAGTGAAGGTAAACGGTAATGTTGTTGCTATTAATACAGGTGGCTGTACTACGTCAAATTTCTTTTGGTCAGATGCACCAACAATTAGTTTAGCTAATCCAAAAACAGCTACTGGAACTATAAATAACATAGGATATACATATACTTCTAGTGTAAATATTGAATCAACTACATATTTATATAATCAGGCAATCTTTCCTAGTTCATATAACGTGCCTAATATAAATCCAACCATTAAAAACACAGTTAAAAGCTCAAATACGTTAACGTTTAATAGCCCTATGACAAATCCAGTTTTGGTATTTGCTTCTATAGGACAGGGTGGAGTTGCAGTGCCTATTAAATTTAATAATCCGGTACAAGTGTTATGGTCAACAGCAACCACAATCGATTCTCCAACTCAAATTACAGGTAGAGAGGGTTTTGCTATTGTAAGAATGAATGGGACTTTTAGTAGTATATCATTTGATTATTTAGCTGATGAAAACTGGGTTAATTTTGCATTTGGAGCTGACTTTTCAACAACTTCTCCTGATACTATTGCACCAACTTTAACTTTAAACGGCAGCGCTACACAATCTATTAATGCCTTTACTACTTATACAGATCCTGGTGCTACTATTACAGATAATTGTGATACAAATCCTGCTATATTAGTTTCAGGAACTGTTAATTCAAATATCCCTGGCACTTATAATTTAACATATACTGGAGTTGATACTTCTGGGAACACTTCTGCACCATTAACCAGAGTTGTTACAGTTGTCAATCCAGCACCTACTGCAATCTGTAAACCTATTACGGTTTATTTAGATGCAAGCGGAAAAGCTATTATCACACCACAACAAGTAGATAATGGTAGTAATTCTTCTGTAGGTATATCAAACATGTCATTAAGTAAGACAGCTTTTGACTGCACCAACATAGGTGCTAATACTGTGACATTAACTGTTACTAGTTCTTTAGGTGCTACGGCTACTTGTAATGCAATTGTAACTGTGGTAGATAATACTTCACCAACTATTACAGTCCCAGCTGATATCAGCGTCTTTGCCACAAGCGGTAATGGAGCGTTAGTGAATTATACAGCTCCTGTAGGCACAGACAATTGTTCTGTTACTACAACAATGACAACAGGATTAGCAAGTGGTGCTACTTTCCCATTAGGGACAACATTGGTAACCTATACTGCTACAGATGCTTCTGGAAATACAGCTTCAGCATCATTTAATGTAAAGGTAACAGGTGTTGCTCCACAGATTGTAAGTCCTGGAGATATTACAGTAAGTAATGATTTAGGTCAATGTAGCGCAAAAGTTAGCTATGCCGCTACAGAAACGGTAGGTATTCCTGCCTCTGTAATCACTTATGATATTGCATCAGGAAGTAGTTTTGCAGATGGAACCACAGCAGTAACAGCGACTGCAACCAATGCTTTAGGAAGTTCAAGTGTAACATTTAATGTAACAGTAAATGATACAGAAGCCCCAACGGTAGTCACACAAAATGTAACTATAGCATTAGACGCTAATGGAAAAGCGAATATTGGACCTAATAACACATATCAGACTGCTTATCAAAATACATTTTCAGCAGAATCAATAGGAGCTGCAGCATCTACTCTAGTAGATTGGAATGTGCTTTATGGCACCGTAGATGTTGGTCATTTTATTTCACCATCAGTACTAGCTATGGATTTAGCTGGAAATAATTCGGCGCAAATACGCACCAAAAGTCCTATTACTTTAACACCTGGACAATATAAATTTTCTATAGACAACAAACAAAATGGATCAAATAGATCATTTAATGTTGCTTTAGGGAATTTGGTAAATCAAAACTTTGCTACAACAGCTAATTTAAAAACAGATTCAGTAACATTTAATGTAACGTCAACTCAGAGTGTTTATTTAACATTAACACAATTGAACCCAGTTATAAATGGAGATGACCGTTCAGGTAGCTTTGTTCAGAACATAGTGATTTCTAAACTTCAATCCGATTATAGTATCAACAATAATTCAACCGATAATTGTGGTATAAAATCTATTTCGGTAAGTAAATCAAATTTTGATTGTTCAAATGTTGGCGACAATACAGTTACTTTAACGGTAACCGATCTTCACGGTAATGTGGCAACAAGTACAGCTATAGTTAAAGTAGTAGATAATATTGTTCCTACAGTTGTTACTCAAAATATAAATATTAATTTAGATGCCAATGGCTCAGCTACAGTAGCCGCTGCCCAAATTAATAATGGCAGTACTGATAATTGTACAATTAACTCGATGAGTTTAGACATCTCTTCTTTTACTTGTGCTAATTTAGGTCCAAATACGGTTTCTTTAACAGTTACTGATGCAAGTGGAAATACTGCTTCAAAAACAGCAATTGTAACTGTGGTAGATAATACTCCGCCAACAGTAATCACTCAACCATTATCGGTTAGTTTAGATGCTAGTGGAAATGCAAGTATTACTGCTGCTCAAATCAATAACAACTCTACGGATAATTGTACCATTAAAACGATGAGTATAGACATCTCTTCTTTTACTTGTGCTAATGTGGGACCAAACACGGTTACTTTAACAGTTACTGATGCAAGTGGAAATACTGCTTCGAAAACAGCAGTTGTAACTGTGGTAGATGCTATTAAACCTAATGTAATAACCAAAGATATTACAGTGCAATTAGATACAAATGGTGCTGCAAGTATTACTCCTAATCAAATCAATAACAATTCTACCGACAATTGTACTATTAAAGCGATGACTTTAGACATCTCTTCTTTTACTTGTGCTAATGTGGGACCAAATACGGTTTCTTTAACGGTGACTGATACAAGTGGAAATTCAGCTTCTGCAGTTGCAACAGTTAATGTTGTAGATTCTGTTGCTCCTGTTGTTTTAACAAATAACATAACCCTTGAGCTAGATGATACAGGTAATGCTTCTATTACAACTACTGATATTGACAATGGTTCTAATGATGCTTGTGGAATTGCTTCACTTGCATTAAATATGGTAGATTTTACTTGTGCCAATTTAGGTCCAAACACAGTTGTATTAACCGCAACTGATGTAAATGGAAACATTGCAAAAGCAAATGCTATTGTAACTGTTGTAGATGTAACCGCTCCTATAATCACAGCTTCTATTGATCCTTACAATCCTACTAACAATAATGATGATGATAATCATAGAAGTTATAATAGTAAGAAAAAAAGCAAAAAGAATCATGATAAAGATGATGACGATCATGATGGTGATAAATATATAATTCACTATTCGGCAGATGATGCTTGTGGTGTTGAAAGCCTACTTGGAGTCATAGAAATTCCTACTTTGATTAATCCTATTGTTAAGTTAAAAATAACAGATAAAGATGATGATAAGGACGATGATCATGATAAAGGTGATAAAGATGATGATGATAATAAGAACGATGTAAAAGAGGAAGTTAAAATAAACTTCAAGAAAAATGAAATCACCATTAAATCTCCAAACCCTCAGGCACTATATGCTTTTATTTTAGCTAACGGAGGAGTATCTGTTACCGATGGAGATATCATCAAATTTAAAGACACCGATGCTTCTAAAAAGGATGATAAAGGTGGGGATCATAAAAAATACACAAAGAACAAAAACAAGAAAGATAGAGACGATGATCATAAAGACAAAAGAACCTTTAAAATGAAAATTAAAAATGGTAAAATTGTCTCTCTTGATGCTTCTAGTATGGTATTAAATGTAACAGCTGTAGATGGTTCTGGTAATACATCAACTCTTCAAAAGACACTTTCTACAAATACTCAAGAAGTTGAAAATGATGAAAATGAAGACGAAGACGTTAATCTTACAATATCTTTGTATCCAAATCCTTCATCTGGCTATTTTAATGTACAATTAGATAACTTTAACTCTAAAGCTACAATTAATATCTATAGTTTCTATGGGAGATTGATTCAATCTAAAAAAGCAAATCCTAAAAACAGTAAAACTGTTGTAAAAATGGGAGGATCTAAATTGAGAAGTGGTCAGTACATTGTTAAAGTGTATTATGATAACAAAATCTACACTAAAGTAATGGTTATTAATAAATAG
- a CDS encoding HYR domain-containing protein, whose product MKTKLLKKYIGLLLFLFIGFSANAHVTEIRVNQNQDGTLTWYLQTYHRANECGHSNAGLTINGVRYNISSEHAGSTVGLSSTVFATSSYLSYGRYSYAIVNTPYIPGNLNVAPYSNNACWAFLVGGNGSFTPPPPPVCTISPINTWSNTVGVANNNGTDCNPTDDTLPVTINVNHQSCGSITNAGTFSVYLAASNTLLGNFAYATGISTNATINLPYGFDTNTAIKVVDDSFGASPVTHTLSGLSGIFNGTPSTSIPTALVNNFSVNLNVSGNVTITAADVDAGSSDACGPVTLSIDKTSFTCANVGLNTVTLTVTSPSGNQSTATATVTVVDNIAPVIVAPADFSVFATSGNGALVNYTAPVATDNCSVVTPTMTAGLASGATFPLGTTLVTYTATDASGNTASASFNVKVTGVAPQIVSPGDITVSNDLGQCSAKVSYAATETVGIPASVITYDIASGSSFADGTTAVTATATNALGSSSVTFNVTVNDTEAPTVVTQNVTIALDANGKANIGPNNTYQTAYQNTFSAESIGAAASTLVDWNVLYGTVDVSHFISPSLLAMDLAGNNSAQIRTKSPITLTPGQYKFSIDNKQNGSNRSFNVALGNLVNQNFATTANLKTDSVTFNVTSTQSVYLTLTQLNPVINGDDRSGSFVQNIVISKLQSDYSINNNSTDNCGIKSISVSKSNFDCSNVGDNTVTLTVTDLHGNVATSTAIVKVVDNIVPTVVTQNININLDANGSATVAAAQINNGSTDNCTINSMSLDISSFTCANLGPNTVSLTVTDASGNTASKTAIVTVVDNTPPTVITQPLSVSLDASGNASITAAQINNNSTDNCTIKTMSIDISSFTCANVGPNTVTLTVTDASGNTASKTAVVTVVDAIKPNVITKDITVQLDTNGAASITPNQINNNSTDNCTIKAMTLDISSFTCANVGPNTVSLTVTDTSGNSASAVATVNVVDSVAPVVLTNNITLELDDTGNASITTTDIDNGSNDACGIASLALNMVDFTCANLGPNTVVLTATDVNGNIAKANAIVTVVDVTAPIITASIDPYNPTNNNDDDNHRSYNSKKKSKKNHDKDDDDDHDGDKYIIHYSADDACGVESLLGVIEIPTLINPIVKLKITDKDDDKDDDHDKGDKDDDDNKNDVKEEVKINFKKNEITIKSPNPQALYAFILANGGVSVTDGDIIKFKDTDASKKDDKGEDHKKYTKNKNKKDRDDDHKDKRTFKMKIKNGKIVSLDASSMVLNVTAVDGSGNTSTLQKTLSTNTQEVENDENEDEDVNLTISLYPNPSSGYFNVQLDNFNSKATINIYSFYGRLIQSKKANPKNSKTVVKMGGSKLRSGQYIVKVYYDNKIYTKVMVINK is encoded by the coding sequence ATGAAAACAAAATTACTTAAAAAATATATTGGACTACTATTGTTCCTATTTATCGGTTTTTCGGCAAACGCCCATGTTACAGAAATCCGTGTAAACCAAAATCAAGATGGTACCTTAACTTGGTATTTACAAACCTACCATCGCGCAAATGAATGTGGACATTCAAATGCAGGATTGACCATTAATGGTGTTCGATACAACATTTCTTCCGAACATGCAGGGAGTACTGTTGGACTGAGTTCAACAGTTTTTGCAACAAGTAGCTATCTCTCTTATGGAAGATACAGTTACGCAATTGTAAACACTCCATATATTCCAGGAAATTTAAACGTAGCGCCTTACTCAAACAATGCTTGTTGGGCGTTCTTAGTGGGGGGTAACGGTAGTTTTACACCACCACCACCACCTGTTTGTACAATTTCACCAATAAACACATGGTCAAATACAGTAGGTGTTGCTAATAACAACGGTACAGATTGTAATCCAACAGATGATACATTACCTGTTACCATTAACGTAAACCATCAATCTTGTGGTTCTATTACAAATGCAGGTACATTTTCTGTATATTTAGCTGCATCTAACACCTTATTAGGGAATTTTGCTTATGCTACTGGTATTTCTACAAATGCTACAATAAATTTACCTTATGGCTTTGATACCAACACAGCAATTAAAGTGGTTGATGATAGCTTTGGTGCTTCACCTGTAACACATACATTATCTGGTTTATCAGGTATATTTAATGGTACACCAAGCACTTCTATTCCTACAGCACTTGTAAACAATTTCAGTGTTAATTTAAATGTTTCTGGTAATGTAACAATTACTGCAGCAGATGTTGATGCAGGCTCAAGTGATGCTTGTGGTCCTGTTACACTTTCTATTGATAAAACAAGTTTTACATGTGCTAATGTTGGTCTTAACACAGTTACTTTAACAGTTACAAGTCCTTCAGGTAATCAATCTACAGCTACAGCAACTGTTACAGTAGTTGACAATATTGCTCCAGTAATTGTAGCTCCGGCAGACTTCAGTGTCTTTGCCACAAGCGGTAATGGAGCGTTAGTGAATTATACAGCTCCTGTAGCTACAGACAACTGCTCTGTTGTTACACCTACAATGACAGCAGGTTTAGCAAGTGGTGCTACTTTCCCATTAGGGACAACATTGGTAACCTATACTGCTACAGATGCTTCTGGAAATACAGCTTCAGCATCATTTAATGTAAAGGTAACAGGTGTTGCTCCACAGATTGTAAGTCCTGGAGATATTACAGTAAGTAATGATTTAGGTCAATGTAGCGCAAAAGTTAGCTATGCCGCTACAGAAACGGTAGGTATTCCTGCCTCTGTAATCACTTATGATATTGCATCAGGAAGTAGTTTTGCAGATGGAACCACAGCAGTAACAGCGACTGCAACCAATGCTTTAGGAAGTTCAAGTGTAACATTTAATGTAACAGTAAATGATACAGAAGCCCCAACGGTAGTCACACAAAATGTAACTATAGCATTAGACGCTAATGGAAAAGCTAATATTGGACCTAATAACACATATCAGACTGCTTATCAAAATACATTTTCAGCAGAATCAATAGGAGCTGCAGCATCTACTCTAGTAGATTGGAATGTGCTTTATGGCACCGTAGATGTTAGTCATTTTATTTCACCATCACTACTAGCTATGGATTTAGCTGGAAATAATTCGGCGCAAATACGCACCAAAAGTCCTATTACTTTAACACCTGGACAATATAAATTTTCTATAGACAACAAACAAAATGGATCAAATAGATCATTTAATGTTGCTTTAGGGAATTTGGTAAATCAAAACTTTGCTACAACAGCTAATTTAAAAACAGATTCAGTAACATTTAATGTAACGTCAACTCAGAGTGTTTATTTAACATTAACACAATTGAACCCAGTTATAAATGGAGATGACCGTTCAGGTAGCTTTGTTCAGAACATAGTGATTTCTAAACTTCAATCCGATTATAGTATCAACAATAATTCAACCGATAATTGTGGTATAAAATCTATTTCGGTAAGTAAATCAAATTTTGATTGTTCAAATGTTGGCGACAATACAGTTACTTTAACGGTAACCGATCTTCACGGTAATGTGGCAACAAGTACAGCTATAGTTAAAGTAGTAGATAATATTGTTCCTACAGTTGTTACTCAAAATATAAATATTAATTTAGATGCCAATGGCTCAGCTACAGTAGCCGCTGCCCAAATTAATAATGGCAGTACTGATAATTGTACAATTAACTCGATGAGTTTAGACATCTCTTCTTTTACTTGTGCTAATTTAGGTCCAAATACGGTTTCTTTAACAGTTACTGATGCAAGTGGAAATACTGCTTCAAAAACAGCAATTGTAACTGTGGTAGATAATACTCCGCCAACAGTAATCACTCAACCATTATCGGTTAGTTTAGATGCTAGTGGAAATGCAAGTATTACTGCTGCTCAAATCAATAACAACTCTACGGATAATTGTACCATTAAAACGATGAGTATAGACATCTCTTCTTTTACTTGTGCTAATGTGGGACCAAACACGGTTACTTTAACAGTTACTGATGCAAGTGGAAATACTGCTTCGAAAACAGCAGTTGTAACTGTGGTAGATGCTATTAAACCTAATGTAATAACCAAAGATATTACAGTGCAATTAGATACAAATGGTGCTGCAAGTATTACTCCTAATCAAATCAATAACAATTCTACCGACAATTGTACTATTAAAGCGATGACTTTAGACATCTCTTCTTTTACTTGTGCTAATGTGGGACCAAATACGGTTTCTTTAACGGTGACTGATACAAGTGGAAATTCAGCTTCTGCAGTTGCAACAGTTAATGTTGTAGATTCTGTTGCTCCTGTTGTTTTAACAAATAACATAACCCTTGAGCTAGATGATACAGGTAATGCTTCTATTACAACTACTGATATTGACAATGGTTCTAATGATGCTTGTGGAATTGCTTCACTTGCATTAAATATGGTAGATTTTACTTGTGCCAATTTAGGTCCAAACACAGTTGTATTAACCGCAACTGATGTAAATGGAAACATTGCAAAAGCAAATGCTATTGTAACTGTTGTAGATGTAACCGCTCCTATAATCACAGCTTCTATTGATCCTTACAATCCTACTAACAATAATGATGATGATAATCATAGAAGTTATAATAGTAAGAAAAAAAGCAAAAAGAATCATGATAAAGATGATGATGACGATCATGATGGTGATAAATATATAATTCACTATTCGGCAGATGATGCTTGTGGTGTTGAAAGCCTACTTGGAGTCATAGAAATTCCTACTTTGATTAATCCTATTGTTAAGTTAAAAATAACAGATAAAGATGATGATAAGGACGATGATCATGATAAAGGTGATAAAGATGATGATGATAATAAGAACGATGTAAAAGAGGAAGTTAAAATAAACTTCAAGAAAAATGAAATCACCATTAAATCTCCAAACCCTCAGGCACTATATGCTTTTATTTTAGCTAACGGAGGAGTATCTGTTACCGATGGAGATATCATCAAATTTAAAGACACCGATGCTTCTAAAAAGGATGATAAAGGTGAGGATCATAAAAAATACACAAAGAACAAAAACAAGAAAGATAGAGACGATGATCATAAAGACAAAAGAACCTTTAAAATGAAAATTAAAAATGGTAAAATTGTCTCTCTTGATGCTTCTAGTATGGTATTAAATGTAACAGCTGTAGATGGTTCTGGTAATACATCAACTCTTCAAAAGACACTTTCTACAAATACTCAAGAAGTTGAAAATGATGAAAATGAAGACGAAGACGTTAATCTTACAATATCTTTGTATCCAAATCCTTCATCTGGCTATTTTAATGTACAATTAGATAACTTTAACTCTAAAGCTACAATTAATATCTATAGTTTCTATGGGAGATTGATTCAATCTAAAAAAGCAAATCCTAAAAACAGTAAAACTGTTGTAAAAATGGGAGGATCTAAATTGAGAAGTGGTCAGTACATTGTTAAAGTGTATTATGATAACAAAATCTACACTAAAGTAATGGTTATTAATAAATAG
- a CDS encoding NAD-dependent epimerase/dehydratase family protein produces the protein MENSKSRRDFIKKSIAAGIVIPLFGSSLLACEAEKSKKLRILILGGTSFLGPHQIAYALKRGHSVSTFTRGKTKATVHKELFDQVKQLIGDRNNNLTALEKGEWDLVIDNSGQKVKWTKDTAELLKGSAKIYMYTSSTGVYYPYLGDHITEENTTLAKEPETVEHEDEKLEYWYGVMKTNSENAAIKAFGADRTIIARPTYMFGPGDKTNRFIHWPVRLAKGGEVLVPGKADDLVQYADVRDVAEFMIRLAEEKITGKFNIAGPTEQQTMNAFVNEAKGAFEVNTTIVPVDDYDFLHQNGVDYLVPWIPPIGKNYGSSKASNTKAIAAGLTFRDLKTSVKEMHDWWYSNAITQEQRDAFEKNSKGILMNEQEIIKKWKALKG, from the coding sequence ATGGAAAATTCTAAAAGTAGAAGAGACTTTATCAAAAAAAGTATTGCAGCCGGAATTGTAATTCCTCTTTTTGGCTCAAGCTTACTTGCTTGTGAAGCTGAAAAATCCAAAAAACTACGAATCTTAATTTTAGGAGGAACCAGTTTCTTAGGTCCTCATCAAATTGCATATGCATTAAAGCGCGGACATTCGGTTTCTACTTTTACTCGTGGAAAAACAAAAGCTACTGTACACAAAGAATTATTTGATCAAGTAAAGCAATTAATTGGAGATAGAAATAACAACTTAACTGCTTTAGAAAAAGGAGAATGGGATTTGGTAATTGACAATTCTGGCCAAAAAGTAAAATGGACCAAAGACACCGCCGAATTATTAAAAGGCAGCGCAAAAATCTATATGTACACTTCTTCTACAGGAGTTTATTATCCATATTTAGGTGATCATATTACGGAAGAAAATACTACACTTGCCAAAGAACCAGAAACTGTAGAGCATGAAGATGAAAAATTAGAATATTGGTATGGCGTTATGAAAACCAATTCGGAAAATGCCGCGATAAAAGCTTTTGGAGCAGACAGAACAATTATCGCTAGGCCAACATATATGTTTGGCCCTGGAGATAAAACAAATCGGTTTATTCATTGGCCAGTTCGTTTGGCAAAAGGTGGTGAAGTTTTAGTTCCTGGAAAAGCAGATGATTTAGTACAATATGCAGATGTACGTGATGTTGCTGAATTTATGATTCGTTTGGCTGAAGAAAAAATTACTGGAAAGTTTAATATTGCTGGACCCACAGAGCAACAAACTATGAATGCCTTTGTAAATGAAGCAAAAGGAGCTTTTGAGGTAAACACAACTATTGTTCCTGTTGATGATTATGATTTCTTACATCAAAATGGCGTGGATTATTTAGTGCCATGGATTCCTCCAATTGGAAAAAATTATGGATCTTCTAAAGCATCAAATACAAAAGCAATTGCTGCTGGATTAACATTTAGAGATTTAAAAACGTCTGTGAAGGAAATGCATGATTGGTGGTATTCTAATGCAATCACTCAAGAACAACGAGATGCTTTTGAAAAAAATTCAAAAGGAATTTTAATGAATGAGCAAGAAATCATTAAAAAATGGAAAGCCTTAAAAGGTTAA